The Coffea arabica cultivar ET-39 chromosome 4e, Coffea Arabica ET-39 HiFi, whole genome shotgun sequence genome includes a window with the following:
- the LOC113741743 gene encoding protein SRG1-like, translating to MAEASVDLPAEILLSKRVQEMVLDNKEPPAPYKCRDDADSEDDDPISMSPIPLIDLGCLLLSTSEVPAQEIVEVLEKINAALSSWGCFQAIGHGISNLLLDKVRQISREFFAQPMEEKKKYAKTVVDFEGYGADPVPEEGQSLDWSDRLFLNVQPEDQRNYKFWPMNPESFRDVLLEYTDEMKRVTELISRAMAKSLNLDENCFLKQFGERSQLQARFNYYSPCKRPDLVLGLKPHSDGSGYTIIMQDEVGLQVLKDDKWYKIPKNPHAPLVLMADQMEIMTNGIFKSPVHRVLSNSERDRISVAVFYTPEVGKEIGPEDGLVNERTPKLFKMVKDYADTHFGYYQRGMRALHTAQA from the exons ATGGCTGAAGCATCTGTTGACCTCCCAGCAGAAATATTACTGTCCAAACGGGTCCAAGAAATGGTCCTGGATAATAAGGAGCCACCTGCCCCATATAAATGTAGGGATGATGCAGATTCTGAAGATGATGATCCCATTTCCATGTCTCCAATCCCACTTATTGATCTCGGCTGTCTGTTATTGTCAACTTCAGAGGTACCTGCACAAGAAATTGTAGAAGTGCTGGAGAAAATTAATGCAGCTCTTTCTTCGTGGGGATGCTTTCAG GCTATAGGTCATGGAATTTCAAATCTTTTGCTAGATAAGGTGAGACAAATTTCTAGAGAATTTTTCGCACAGCCaatggaagaaaagaaaaaatatgcaAAAACAGTCGTAGACTTCGAGGGTTATGGAGCTGACCCTGTCCCGGAAGAAGGTCAGTCCTTGGATTGGTCGGATCGGCTCTTTCTTAACGTGCAGCCCGAAGATCAAAGAAACTATAAATTTTGGCCAATGAATCCAGAATCTTTCAG AGATGTTTTACTGGAGTACACTGATGAGATGAAAAGGGTAACAGAGCTCATCTCCAGAGCGATGGCAAAGTCATTGAATCTGGATGAAAATTGCTTTTTGAAACAGTTTGGCGAGCGATCACAATTACAAGCAAGGTTTAACTACTATTCGCCTTGCAAAAGACCTGATCTTGTGCTTGGTTTAAAACCCCATTCGGATGGATCAGGATATACCATTATTATGCAAGATGAAGTAGGCCTCCAAGTTCTCAAAGATGACAAATGGTATAAGATTCCAAAAAATCCCCATGCCCCCCTTGTTCTTATGGCTGATCAAATGGAG ATAATGACCAATGGAATATTCAAGAGCCCAGTGCATAGAGTGTTGAGTAACTCGGAGAGGGATAGGATTTCTGTGGCTGTATTTTATACTCCTGAGGTAGGAAAAGAGATTGGACCAGAAGATGGCTTAGTAAATGAAAGAACCCCAAAATTGTTCAAGATGGTGAAAGACTATGCTGATACTCACTTCGGCTATTACCAGCGGGGGATGAGAGCATTACATACAGCACAAGCTTAA
- the LOC113741048 gene encoding uncharacterized protein, whose protein sequence is MSSMPEASERSAMVTSPDFTALGAQLSEVLDKFNDLSVEMAAQRLVIDQLVTSNSGGGVPNDREPVDTHPHAQDNQPPHTSNAQTTFLPSFANPLENTFTQLNSDLSYTHPNYILINPTSNQIPQTHPQTNLNVPPNPQEPHHHVAAPFVLDTAAQGKAAVEEQPVPIDKDLLRRLDRFDDFMKKNQGLSRHSGLDYDELCLFPDIQLPLGFKTPKFSKYDGTGNPKTHLKMFANKLGKPVDDENLPMRLFPESLEGDALDWYSNLKSGEVKTWLDLSTAFVKQYEFNCELAPTRTTLEGTKRKPSEDHKTYAKRWRKLAAKVEPPMTEEEIVRTFIKAHDPPYFEEIFRMTGSSFAAIINKLEEYDEFVKAGKIVNVSALKLQLDALQNQSNIGKKSQFKKKEGETAFIWDQGPSFRPKNHPIYSVPYQYYTNAQPVYHATTQLHHSRPSHLNTSPLPPTPQPIFQNHSRPNYYPRPTLQNNNPSQNPFQTREVQNQRQFRTFTNLGRPIDQLYEQLRAAGKISTVPPKLYPRGPPDSYDPQAICAYHSGSPGHTTGNCWALKHKIQDMIDSGDIVLRRKGEQGPNVSKNPLPEHGNTVGVIIADEDCVDPTQYIVDETEVFGVMEADHARMRKLSPVEKSMTKDNVEGNLKSFVFEKEEPFIAEGGVSEVNKVPFILDLPSFEWDVSEPVILEFPEQMPVNNLQEIPWNYEEPSLLIGDKKCLKEEVPTIARFEKVAKNSEIGVQFKAKDNSSTPKPLVSEKEAVDFLKMLKRSEYKTVEQLDRMSTQISFLNLLLTSELHREALLKILNEAQVPKDIPVDKFSNIVGNVLAANHIAFSDDDLTVEGIGHNRALYISVRCNGKLLPRVLVDNGSALNICPWNTLTKLGFLDIKLRPSATVVRGFDSSKRESMGEVDLVLEIGPAQFQVTCQVMDFSGVYNILLGRPWIHASNSVPSSLHQILRFIANDQLITVFAEDDCTMIVDAKFNGENRQRNPISAHHVADIVSVGWASRDKSLTHSDLPEASIMMAREMIRGGYEIGKGLGRELQGILEPIEIPTQKDTFGLGFHPTAKDRKEMQARKQAEKKGKQTALNIPPLYHTFPRPSEVIMPETKNFVEEIEVDLSQLFVGAIDEEEPSENLEFLPIIEGAIQNWTADYFPSRREFRWPQIKPFDPLDVTILEFDGCNLDISHELEIMQSEIQNESDNEEEFESVSRDLIQYEEKSKPNLEETEIINIGTKTEVKEVKVSIHLNKKQKEEMIEFLMLFQDVFAWSYDDMPGISTDIVVHRLPIDPNFLPVKQKPRKFKPEMSLKIKEQVVKQLNAKIIMVSHYPTWLSNPVPVPKKSGEVRVCVDYRDLNKASPKDDFPLPNIHILLDNTAGHEIESFGDCFAGYHQILMAEEDREKTSFITPWGTFCYRVMPFGLKNAGATYQRTMTTLFHDMIHKEMEVYVDDIIIKSKKVDDHLVDLKKLFERLRKYNLKLNPAKCAFGAPAGKLLGFIVSKKGIEIDPAKIKAIRDMPIPKCQKDVKSFLGKINFIGRFIGQLTSTCEPLFKLLKKNASMDWNEDCQQAFDKIKNYLLNPPVLVPPQPGRPLIMYLSVLDEAVGCVLGQHDESGRKEQAIYYLSKKFTAYEANYSFLERSCCALAWAAQKLRHYLLGYTTYLISRSDPLKYLLEKSMPTGRMAKWQMILSEFDIVFTTQKAVKGQVIADHLAENPRDDDYQPLHTYFPDEEILFVGAVEDMSEQYPGWRLFFDGKHYPATAKLRFPCTNNMAEYEACIFGLKMALDMEIKDLIAFSDSDLLVHQTLKQWVTRDSKIMLYHCNLLSLASKFRNLELRHIPRTRNAFADALATLSSMIQHPDELVIEPIQIQLQNRPAHCLVTERVTDGRSWYKDIKEFMKTGSYPPDTDSVAKIFLRRMSSRFFLNGEVLYKKTSDLGLLRCINEEEADYMMKEVHSGVCGPHMNGHLLAKKIMRTGYFWLTMDMTAPWPCSIWGMDVIGTIDPSASNGHRFILVAIEYFTKWVEAASYKHVTKKVVSDFLRNNIICRFGVPETLITDNAKNLNNDMVDGLCEQFKIKHRNSAIYRPQMNGAVEAANKNLKKILMYGMEAVLPAEVEIPSLRILMEAQIEEAEWVRERQEQLSLIDEKRLNAVCHGQCYQQRMARAYNKKVKPRLFEVGDKVLKRILPMQDEAKGKFAPNWQGPFIVKKVLSGGALILMEMDGQIFPQPINADMCKKFFI, encoded by the exons atgagttcaatGCCTGAGGCTTCGGAAAGATCTGCTATGGTTACATCACCGGACTTCACAGCATTGGGAGCTCAGTTAAGTGAGGTACTTGACAAGTTCAATGACTTAAGTGTTGAAATGGCCGCACAGAGGCTTGTCATTGATCAGTTGGTAACAAGCAATAGCGGTGGTGGTGTCCCAAATGACCGAGAACCTGTCGATACCCACCCACATGCACAAGACAATCAACCACCTCACACATCCAATGCCCAGACAactttccttccttccttcgcTAATCCCCTTGAAAATACCTTTACCCAACTAAATTCAGACCTTTCCTATACGCATCCGAATTATATACTGATTAACCCAACCAGTAACCAAATCCCTCAAACCCATCCACAAACTAATCTGAACGTTCCCCCCAACCCTCAGGAACCTCACCATCACGTTGCAGCACCTTTTGTGTTGGACACTGCAGCTCAAGGGAAGGCGGCGGTAGAAGAACAACCTGTGCCTATTGACAAAGATCTGTTGAGAAGATTGGATCGATTCGATGATTTTATGAAAAAGAATCAAGGATTGAGCAGGCATAGTGGGTTGGATTACGATGAATTGTGTCTTTTCCCAGATATTCAGCTACCATTGGGATTCAAAACTCCCAAATTCAGCAAATATGATGGAACTGGAAATCCCAAGACGCATCTTAAgatgtttgccaacaagttaggTAAGCCAGTGGATGATGAAAATTTGCCTATGCGTCTATTTCCGGAAAGTTTAGAGGGGGACGCTCTAGAttggtattcaaatttgaaatctgGAGAGGTAAAAACTTGGTTAGATCTGTCAACAGCTTTTGTGAAGCAGTATGAGTTTAATTGTGAATTGGCACCAACACGAACAACACTGGAGGGTACAAAAAGAAAGCCATCGGAAGATCACAAGACCTATGCAAAGCGGTGGAGAAAGTTAGCTGCCAAAGTGGAGCCACCCATGACTGAGGAGGAGATTGTTCGTACTTTCATCAAGGCTCATGATCCACCCTACTTCGAAgagatttttcgcatgactggaagTTCATTTGCCGCTATTATTAACAAGTTGGAGGAATACGACGAGTTTGTCAAGGcagggaagattgttaatgtatCGGCATTGAAGTTGCAATTGGATGCTCTACAGAATCAAAGCAACATTGGGAAAAAGTCCcaattcaagaagaaagaaggagaaacTGCTTTTATATGGGATCAAGGCCCGTCTTTTAGACCCAAAAACCATCCCATCTATTCTGTTCCTTACCAGTATTACACCAACGCTCAACCAGTCTACCACGCTACTACCCAACTCCATCATTCCCGACCAAGTCATTTGAATACCTCACCATTACCTCCGACTCCACAACCTATCTTTCAAAATCACTCCCGTCCCAATTATTATCCCAGACCAACCCTACAAAATAATAACCCTTCTCAAAATCCTTTTCAAACCAGGGAAGTGCAAAATCAAAGGCAATTTCGAACCTTCACCAATTTGGGCCGACCCATTGATCAATTGTATGAGCAGTTAAGAGCAGCGGGAAAAATTAGCACTGTTCCTCCCAAACTCTATCCCAGAGGTCCTCCTGACAGTTATGATCCACAAGCAATCTGTGCCTACCATTCTGGAAGTCCAGGCCATACCACTGGCAATTGTTGGGCTCTAAAACATAAGATCCAGGATATGATTGATTCTGGAGACATCGTTCTTAGAAGAAAGGGAGAGCAGGGACCGAATGTTAGTAAGAATCCTTTACCTGAGCATGGGAACACTGTGGGAGTTATCATCGCTGATGAAGATTGTGTAGATCCCACTCAGTACATTGTAGATGAAACTGAAGTGTTTGGCGTGATGGAGGCTGATCATGCGAGAATGAGAAAACTGTCGCCTGTTGAAAAGTCCATGACTAAGGATAATGTCGAGGgaaatttgaaatcttttgTGTTTGAAAAAGAGGAGCCATTCATAGCAGAAGGGGGAGTTTCCGAGGTTAACAAAGTTCCTTTTATTCTGGATCTGCCATCTTTTGAATGGGATGTATCAGAGCCTGTTATTCTCGAATTTCCAGAACAAATGCCTGTCAATAACTTGCAAGAGATACCATGGAACTACGAGGAACCTAGTCTGTTGATTGGAGATAAAAAATGCTTGAAGGAGGAGGTACCTACTATTGCCAGGTTTGAAAAAGTTGCGAAAAATTCCGAAATCGGCGTTCAATTCAAAGCCAAGGATAATTCTTCAACCCCCAAGCCTCTTGTGTCTGAAAAGGAAGCTGTGGATTTTTTAAAGATGCTGAAGAGAAGTGAGTACAAAACAGTGGAGCAATTGGATAGGATGTCTactcaaatttcttttctgaatcttctcttgaCCTCCGAGCTACATAGAGAAGCATTGCTCAAAATTCTGAATGAAGCTCAAGTCCCTAAGGATATTCCGGTGGATAAATTTTCTAACATCGTGGGGAATGTACTTGCTGCTAATCATATTGCCTTCTCTGATGACGATCTGACTGTAGAGGGGATCGGGCATAACAGAGCCTTGTATATATCAGTCCGTTGCAATGGAAAGCTGTTGCCGAGGGTTTTAGTGGATAATGGGTCAGCGTTGAATATCTGTCCATGGAACACTCTCACCAAGCTTGGATTTCTTGATATTAAACTCCGTCCATCTGCAACTGTGGTTCGAGGATTTGATAGTTCAAAAAGGGAATCTATGGGTGAAGTAGATCTGGTATTGGAGATAGGCcctgctcaattccaagttactTGCCAAGTCATGGACTTCTCCGGCGTTTACAATATTTTGCTTGGAAGACCTTGGATACATGCTTCCAATTCAGTGCCATCTTCGTTGCATCAAATATTGAGATTTATTGCGAATGATCAACTCATTACTGTGTTTGCTGAGGATGACTGTACCATGATCGTTGATGCAAAATTCAATGGTGAAAACAGACAAAGGAATCCAATTTCAGCTCATCATGTTGCTGACATCGTCTCTGTGGGATGGGCATCCAGGGATAAGTCTCTAACTCATTCAGATTTGCCAGAGGCCAGTATTATGATGGCGAGGGAGATGATCCGAGGCGGATACGAAATAGGAAAAGGTCTTGGGAGAGAATTACAAGGAATTTTGGAGCCAATAGAGATCCCGACGCAGAAGGATACATTTGGATTGGGATTTCATCCGACTGCTAAGGATAGAAAGGAAATGCAAGCTCGAAAACAAGCTGAAAAGAAGGGCAAGCAAACTGCCTTAAATATCCCGCCGCTATATCACACTTTTCCTCGTCCATCAGAAGTGATCATGccagaaacaaaaaattttgtggaagaaattgaagtggaccTATCTCAATTATTTGTCGGGGCAATTGATGAAGAGGAGCCATCAGAGAATTTAGAATTTTTGCCAATTATCGAGGGAGCCATTCAAAATTGGACTGCTGATTAttttccctctcgaagggaatttcg ATGGCCACAAATAAAACCCTTCGACCCTTTGGATGTCACCATTTTGGAATTCGATGGCTGCAATCTCGATATCTCTCATGAGCTTGAAATCATGcaatctgaaattcaaaacgagaGCGACAATGAGGAAGAATTTGAGTCTGTTTCCAGAGATTTAATACAGtatgaagagaaatccaaaCCCAACTTAGAAGAAACAGAAATCATCAATATTGGCACTAAGACCGAGGTTAAAGAGGTTAAAGTCAGCATTCATTTGAATAAGAAACAGAAGGAGGAAATGATTGAATTCTTAATGCTATTTCAAGATGTGTTCGCATGGTCCTACGATGATATGCCAGGGATCTCTACAGATATAGTGGTTCACAGGTTGCCAATTGATCCAAATTTTTTACCTGTAAAGCAGAAGCCGCGtaaattcaaaccagaaatgAGTCTCAAGATAAAGGAACAAGTTGTGAAGCAACTCAATGCTAAGATAATCATGGTGTCTCATTATCCCACCTGGCTATCGAACCCTGTGCCAGTGCCTAAGAAATCTGGTGAAGTGCGAGTATGTGTTGATTACAGAGATTTGAATAAGGCCAGTCCGAAAGACGATTTTCCTTTGCCAAACATTCATATTCTTTTGGACAATACTGCTGGACACGAAATTGAATCTTTTGGTGATTGTTTTGCTGGGTATCATCAAATTTTAATGGCAGAAGAAGACAGAGAGAAAACCTCTTTTATCACCCCATGGGGAACCTTTTGTTATCGAGTGATGCCTTTCGGGCTGAAAAATGCTGGAGCCACTTATCAGAGAACCATGACTACTTTGTTCCATGACATGATTCACAAGGAGATGGAggtttatgtggatgatatcataattAAATCCAAGAAGGTTGATgaccatttggttgatttaaAGAAGCTGTTTGAAAGATTGAGGAAGTATAATTTGAAGTTGAACCCTGCAAAATGTGCTTTTGGAGCTCCGGCTGGTAAGTTATTGGGTTTTATTGTCAGCAAAAagggcatagagatagatcctgcgaaaataaaagcaattcgagatatgcccaTTCCAAAATGTCAAAAAGATGTGAAAAGTTTTCTTGGAAAGATCAATTTCATTGGCCGATTCATTGGACAGTTAACCTCTACCTGTGAGCCTTTGTTCAAATTGTTGAAAAAGAATGCGTCAATGGATTGGAATGAAGATTGTCAACAGGCTTTTGATAAGATCAAGAATTATTTGTTAAATCCTCCGGTCTTAGTGCCACCTCAGCCAGGGAGACCTCTGATTATGTATTTGTCTGTTCTTGATGAGGCTGTCGGATGCGTTCTGGGACAGCATGACGAGTCTGGGAGAAAGGAACAAGCCATCTACTATCTGAGCAAGAAATTTACAGCATATGAGGCCAACTATTCTTTCCTTGAGAGAAGTTGTTGTGCTTTAGCATGGGCAGCTCAGAAGTTGAGACATTATTTGCTCGGTTATACCACTTACTTGATTTCCCGTTCCGATCCTCTGAAATACCTGTTGGAAAAGTCGATGCCCACGGGACGTATGGCTAAGTGGCAAATGATCCTTTCCGAATTCGATATTGTCTTCACAACACAAAAGGCAGTCAAGGGTCAAGTTATAGCAgatcatttggcagaaaatccaaGAGATGATGATTATCAGCCATTGCATACCTACTTTCCTGATGAAGAAATCCTGTTCGTTGGAGCGGTTGAGGACATGAGTGAGCAGTATCCTGGATGGAGGTTATTTTTTGACG GGAAACATTATCCTGCTACTGCCAAATTACGATTTCCTTGTACCAACAACATGGCTGAGTATGAAGCTTGTatttttggattgaaaatgGCATTGGACATGGAGATCAAGGATCTGATAGcattcagtgattcagatttacTTGTGCACCAGACGCTTAAACAGTGGGTAACTCgggattcaaaaattatgttgTATCATTGTAACTTGCTTAGTTTGGCCAGCAAATTCAGGAATTTGGAACTCAGACATATTCCCCGCACTCGTAATGCCTTTGCTGATGCTTTAGCTACTCTGTCTTCGATGATCCAACATCCAGATGAGCTGGTGATTGAACCTATACAGATTCAACTTCAGAATAGGCCAGCGCATTGTCTGGTTACAGAAAGGGTCACTGATGGTCGCTCCTGGTACAAGGATATTAAGGAATTCATGAAAACAGGATCCTACCCTCCTGATACTGATTCTGTTGCAAAAATTTTCTTACGCAGAATGTCATCAAGATTCTTCTTGAATGGAGAAGTGCTATACAAGAAAACATCTGATTTGGGCCTTCTGAGATGCATCAATGAAGAGGAAGCCGATTATATGATGAAAGAGGTGCATAGTGGGGTTTGTGGGCCACACATGAATGGGCATCTACTGGCTAAGAAGATCATGAGAACAGGATATTTTTGGCTTACCATGGA TATGACTGCTCCATGGCCATGTTCGATCTGGGGAATGGATGTGATCGGAACTATTGATCCTTCTGCTTCAAATGGGCATCGATTCATTTTAGTGGCGATTGAATATTTCACCAAGTGGGTTGAGGCCGCATCCTATAAGCATGTGACTAAGAAAGTGGTGTCGgatttcttgagaaataatatCATCTGTCGTTTTGGGGTACCAGAGACGTTGATCACTGATAATGCCAAGAACCTCAATAATGATATGGTGGATGGATTATGTGAACAGTTCAAGATTAAACATCGAAATTCGGCCATTTacaggcctcagatgaatggagccgtTGAAgctgcaaataaaaatttgaaaaagat TcttatgtatggaatggaagcagtCCTGCCTGCagaagttgaaattccttccttgCGCATTCTGATGGAAGCTCAGATAGAAGAAGCTGAATGGGTTAGAGAACGTCAGGAGCAGTTGTCTCTAATTGATGAAAAGAGATTGAATGCCGTCTGTCATGGACAATGTTATCAGCAACGAATGGCCCGTGCTTACAACAAAAAGGTTAAGCCCCGtttgtttgaagttggagataagGTTTTGAAACGGATTCTTCCAATGCAAGATGAGGCTAAAGGGAAGTTTGCTCCCAATTGGCAAGGACCATTCATTGTTAAGAAAGTGCTATCCGGAGGAGCGCTTATCCTTATGGAAATGGACGGTCAAATTTTTCCCCAACCAATCAATGCAgacatgtgcaaaaagtttttcatttga